The Gimesia chilikensis genome contains the following window.
ATTTGGAGAATTTCTCGAAGAAGAACTGACAGCTCATGAAATGCAGGCGGGCGACTGATGGCGGATAAAATTCCACCTCACTCATCAAAATGCGATTTCTTCCGCAGCAGGTGATGGTAATGCTGGGCGAAGCGGTGCGATTCGTCGCGGACGTATTGCAGCAGTCTTAAGCCGTAGGAATGCCGGCTCAGGCGGCGGGGTTCGACTTCGCCCGGGACGAAGACCTCTTCTTCGCGTTTGGCCAGGGAGATTGTGAACGGGGGCTCGACCCCCAGTTCGCGCATCGCGGTCATCGCGGCGTTGAGCTGACCTTTGCCGCCGTCAATCAGCAGGATGTCGGGAAACGATTCCCCCTCCTGGTGCAGGCGCCGGATGCGTCGGCTGACCACTTCGCGGATCGAGGCAAAATCGTCGATCCCTTTGACGGTGCGAATCTTGAACCGCTTGTAACCATGCTTGAAGGGCAGGCCGTCGATGAACTGCACCAGGCTGGCCACCGTTTCGCCCCCCTGCAGGTGCGCGATGTCGACCCCCTCGATCCGTCGCGGCAGTTCGGCCAGGCCGAAGACTTTCTTCAACCCCTGCATGCCTTTCTTCGGGTCAATGTAAAACACCTCGGGTTGCGCATGGTCTTCCAGGTTGCCCCGCAGGTTGATGTTGTCCAGCAGCTCGATTTCATCCCGCAGCCGCGCCGCTTTCTCGTAGAGTCGCTGTTCGGACGCCGCCAGCATCTCCTTCCGCATCTCTTTCAGCAGCCGGTCCTTCTTGCCGTCCAGAAACAGTTTCAGCTTGTTGATGTCCTTGCGGTAGTCCTCTTTGCTGATCCGCAGATTGCAGGGTGCCGTGCACTGATTGATGCTGTGCAGCAGACAGGGACGGAACCAGCGCCACTTCTCGTCCCCCTCATCGATGTCCAGCGAACAGTTGCGGAACCGGAAGATCTTCTGCAGCACCGTGATCGCCCCCCGCAGCTGTTTCGCGTTGGTGAAGGGGCCATAGAGCTTCGTCCCTTTACTCTGCGGTGTGCGGGTGAATTCGACGCGGGGAAAATCTTCGCGGGTAGTGATCTCCAGGTAGGGGAAGGTCTTGTCGTCTTTGAGTTCGGAATTGAAGCGGGGCCGAATAT
Protein-coding sequences here:
- a CDS encoding excinuclease ABC subunit UvrC; translated protein: MRTFPTTPGVYLMKDAQGRVIYVGKAVNLKSRASSYFTQAAAVERRTAELVTEIADIDYLETETEVDALLLEARLIKDIRPRFNSELKDDKTFPYLEITTREDFPRVEFTRTPQSKGTKLYGPFTNAKQLRGAITVLQKIFRFRNCSLDIDEGDEKWRWFRPCLLHSINQCTAPCNLRISKEDYRKDINKLKLFLDGKKDRLLKEMRKEMLAASEQRLYEKAARLRDEIELLDNINLRGNLEDHAQPEVFYIDPKKGMQGLKKVFGLAELPRRIEGVDIAHLQGGETVASLVQFIDGLPFKHGYKRFKIRTVKGIDDFASIREVVSRRIRRLHQEGESFPDILLIDGGKGQLNAAMTAMRELGVEPPFTISLAKREEEVFVPGEVEPRRLSRHSYGLRLLQYVRDESHRFAQHYHHLLRKKSHFDE